The following proteins are co-located in the Cupriavidus pauculus genome:
- a CDS encoding type II secretion system F family protein, translating into MATRAPAAGARTAAPSRAKTGRKAPTQYIFEWEAKDRKGKGFKGEQRAESQAEVTATLRKQGLTVVKMKKRKAARGKKITEKDIAYFTRQLSTMLKAGIPLLQSIDIIARGHANPNFTQLLNDIRFDIESGSSMAQAFRRQPRYFDTLYCNLIDAGEQGGILDALLERLSLYMEKSIALKSQIKSAMIYPIAVLTVAFAVTVVLMLFVIPAFKGVFSSFGAALPAPTQVVIGISDFFVEYWYLIVGGPILSIIGYFRARKTSEKVQRWHDKALLKMPIFGSLFRKAVVARWTRTLATMFAAGTPLVESMESVAGAAGNWIYYDATREIEQAVRIGTSLTNAMQATHVFDNMVLQMTQIGEESGALDNMLLKVAEFYEREVDDAVAAISSLIEPLIIVILGVLIGGMVVAMYLPIFKLGQVV; encoded by the coding sequence ATGGCGACGCGCGCACCAGCGGCGGGCGCCCGGACGGCAGCGCCGTCACGGGCCAAGACAGGGCGAAAGGCGCCCACGCAGTACATCTTCGAATGGGAAGCCAAGGACCGCAAGGGCAAGGGCTTCAAGGGCGAGCAGCGGGCCGAGAGCCAGGCCGAGGTGACCGCCACCCTGCGCAAGCAGGGGCTGACCGTCGTCAAGATGAAGAAGCGCAAGGCGGCGCGCGGCAAGAAGATCACCGAGAAGGACATCGCGTACTTCACGCGCCAGCTCTCGACGATGCTCAAGGCGGGCATTCCGCTGCTGCAGTCGATCGACATCATCGCGCGCGGCCATGCCAACCCGAATTTCACGCAGCTGCTGAACGACATCCGCTTCGACATCGAGTCCGGCAGCAGCATGGCGCAGGCGTTCCGCCGGCAACCCCGGTACTTCGACACGCTCTACTGCAACCTCATCGACGCCGGCGAACAGGGCGGTATCCTCGATGCGCTGCTGGAGCGGCTGTCGCTGTACATGGAAAAGAGCATCGCGCTGAAAAGTCAGATCAAGTCCGCGATGATCTACCCGATCGCCGTGCTGACCGTGGCGTTCGCGGTAACCGTGGTGCTGATGCTGTTCGTGATTCCGGCATTCAAGGGCGTGTTCTCCAGCTTTGGCGCCGCCCTGCCCGCCCCGACCCAGGTGGTGATCGGCATCTCGGACTTCTTCGTCGAGTACTGGTACCTGATCGTCGGGGGGCCGATCCTGTCGATCATCGGCTACTTCCGGGCGCGCAAGACATCGGAAAAGGTGCAGCGCTGGCACGACAAGGCGCTGCTCAAGATGCCGATCTTCGGCAGCCTGTTCCGCAAGGCCGTGGTGGCCCGCTGGACCCGCACGCTGGCCACGATGTTCGCGGCCGGCACGCCGCTGGTGGAGTCGATGGAATCGGTGGCGGGCGCGGCCGGCAACTGGATTTACTACGATGCCACGCGCGAGATCGAACAGGCCGTGCGGATCGGTACCAGCCTGACCAACGCCATGCAGGCCACGCACGTGTTCGACAACATGGTGCTGCAGATGACGCAGATCGGCGAGGAATCGGGCGCGCTGGACAACATGCTGCTGAAGGTGGCCGAGTTCTACGAGCGCGAGGTGGACGACGCCGTGGCGGCCATCTCCAGCCTGATCGAGCCGCTGATCATCGTCATCCTCGGGGTGCTGATCGGTGGCATGGTCGTGGCCATGTACCTGCCGATCTTCAAGCTGGGCCAGGTGGTCTGA
- the pilB gene encoding type IV-A pilus assembly ATPase PilB, which translates to MTLGLALAQSRRIAPALLAQLEQSAREKKTQLIDEIIGSGTMSAHDVAIFAADKYQLPLLDLSQYNLNRVPPALAGNREFHAHRLLPLGRRENRVIVAMSDPANQAGVEAIRQKLNLPVETVVVEHDKLMKHVRAAGEALGTMKNISPVTPTAQKMIEYDPSAAAAARKGPGNEIDDAPVVRFLQKLLTEAFNRGASDLHFEPFEFFYRIRFRVDGVLQEVARPPLDIRDKIATRIKVLSRLDISEKRVPQDGRMKLLIAVPKDKDGKETTDKAIDFRVSTLPTLFGEKIVMRILDSSTDKLDIDQLGYEPRQKELLMEVIKRPYGMVLVTGPTGSGKTVSLYTFLNMLNQGDINISTAEDPAEIQLPGINQVNVNDKAGLTFAAALKSFLRQDPDIIMVGEIRDLETADISIKAAQTGHLVLSTLHTNDAPTTLTRLMNMGVAPFNIASSVLMITAQRLARRLCSCKREGDLAPQVLLDAGFTEADIDGSWKPYHPVGCERCNGSGYKGRCGIYQVMPISEAMQQIILAHGTALQIAEQARKEGVLSLRDAGLQKVKQGITSLEEVLATTNN; encoded by the coding sequence ATGACACTAGGTCTTGCGCTTGCCCAGAGCCGGCGGATCGCGCCCGCGCTGCTCGCCCAGCTGGAGCAGTCGGCACGGGAGAAGAAAACGCAGCTGATCGACGAGATCATCGGCAGCGGCACGATGTCCGCGCACGACGTGGCGATCTTCGCGGCAGACAAGTACCAGTTGCCGCTGCTGGACCTGTCCCAGTACAACCTCAACCGCGTGCCACCGGCTCTGGCCGGCAACCGGGAATTCCACGCCCACCGGCTGCTGCCGCTGGGCCGGCGCGAGAACCGGGTGATCGTGGCGATGTCGGACCCGGCCAACCAGGCCGGCGTCGAGGCCATCCGCCAGAAGCTGAACCTGCCCGTGGAAACGGTCGTGGTGGAGCACGACAAGCTGATGAAGCACGTGCGGGCGGCCGGCGAGGCGCTGGGCACCATGAAAAACATCTCGCCGGTCACGCCCACCGCGCAGAAGATGATCGAATACGATCCGTCGGCCGCGGCTGCCGCCCGCAAGGGGCCGGGCAACGAGATCGACGACGCGCCGGTCGTGCGGTTCCTGCAGAAGCTGCTGACCGAGGCGTTCAACCGCGGCGCCTCAGACCTGCATTTCGAACCGTTCGAGTTCTTCTACCGCATCCGCTTCCGCGTGGACGGCGTGCTACAGGAAGTGGCGCGCCCCCCGCTGGACATCCGCGACAAGATCGCCACGCGCATCAAGGTGCTGTCGCGGCTGGACATCTCGGAAAAGCGCGTGCCGCAGGACGGCCGGATGAAGCTGCTGATTGCCGTGCCGAAGGACAAGGACGGCAAGGAGACGACCGACAAGGCCATCGACTTCCGCGTCTCGACGCTGCCGACGCTGTTCGGCGAGAAGATCGTGATGCGGATCCTGGATTCGTCGACCGACAAGCTCGACATCGACCAGCTTGGCTACGAGCCCAGGCAGAAGGAACTGCTGATGGAAGTGATCAAGCGCCCCTACGGGATGGTGCTGGTCACGGGCCCCACGGGCAGCGGCAAGACCGTGTCGCTCTACACGTTCCTGAACATGCTGAACCAGGGCGACATCAATATCTCCACGGCCGAGGACCCGGCCGAAATCCAGTTGCCCGGCATCAACCAGGTGAACGTCAACGACAAGGCCGGGCTGACGTTTGCCGCCGCGCTGAAGTCGTTCCTGCGGCAGGATCCGGACATCATCATGGTTGGCGAAATCCGGGACCTGGAAACCGCCGACATCTCGATCAAGGCCGCGCAGACCGGCCACCTGGTGCTGTCCACGCTGCACACCAACGACGCCCCGACCACGCTGACCCGCCTGATGAACATGGGCGTGGCGCCGTTCAACATCGCGTCGTCGGTGCTGATGATTACCGCCCAGCGGCTGGCGCGCCGGCTCTGCTCGTGCAAGCGCGAGGGCGACCTGGCGCCGCAGGTGCTGCTGGACGCGGGCTTTACCGAGGCCGACATCGACGGCTCCTGGAAGCCCTACCACCCGGTGGGCTGCGAGCGCTGCAACGGCAGCGGCTACAAGGGGCGCTGCGGCATCTACCAGGTCATGCCGATTTCCGAGGCGATGCAGCAGATCATCCTGGCGCACGGCACGGCGCTGCAGATCGCCGAGCAGGCGCGCAAGGAGGGCGTGCTATCGTTGCGCGACGCCGGGCTGCAGAAGGTCAAGCAGGGCATCACGTCGCTGGAGGAAGTGCTGGCGACCACGAACAACTGA
- the ispB gene encoding octaprenyl diphosphate synthase, translated as MRAVDAVIRRRLSSEVPLVEQIGEYIISAGGKRLRPVILLLSARAFGYEGHRHHELAAVVEFIHTATLLHDDVVDESELRRGRQTANAVFGNAASVLVGDFLYSRAFQMMVDAGSMRIMEILSNATNVIAEGEVLQLLNMHDPDVTVERYLQVIRYKTAKLFEASAQLGAVLAGADAAMEEAAAEYGRRIGTAFQLIDDMLDYTASAEQMGKNAGDDLREGKPTLPLLHLLEHGTAEQRELARDAIVQGGTEHFDAVFSAIHASGALEVTFAAARHEAEAAERAAMQFPDSPLKSTLIELCAFSLQRQS; from the coding sequence ATGCGCGCCGTTGACGCCGTCATCCGCCGGCGCCTGTCGTCGGAAGTCCCGCTGGTCGAGCAGATCGGCGAATACATCATCAGCGCGGGCGGCAAGCGCCTGCGCCCGGTGATCCTGCTGCTGTCGGCCCGCGCGTTCGGCTACGAGGGCCACCGCCACCACGAGCTGGCCGCCGTGGTCGAATTCATCCACACCGCCACGCTGCTGCACGACGACGTGGTCGACGAATCGGAACTGCGCCGCGGCCGCCAGACGGCCAACGCCGTGTTCGGCAACGCCGCCAGCGTGCTGGTGGGCGACTTCCTGTACTCGCGCGCCTTCCAGATGATGGTGGACGCCGGCAGCATGCGCATCATGGAGATTCTCTCCAACGCCACGAACGTGATTGCCGAGGGCGAGGTGCTGCAGCTGCTGAACATGCACGACCCGGACGTCACCGTCGAGCGCTACCTGCAGGTCATCCGCTACAAGACCGCCAAGCTGTTCGAGGCATCGGCCCAGCTGGGCGCCGTGCTGGCCGGCGCGGACGCCGCGATGGAGGAAGCCGCCGCCGAGTACGGCCGGCGCATCGGCACCGCGTTCCAGCTCATCGACGACATGCTCGACTACACGGCCAGCGCCGAGCAGATGGGCAAGAACGCCGGCGACGACCTGCGCGAAGGCAAGCCCACCCTGCCGCTGCTGCACCTGCTGGAGCACGGCACGGCCGAGCAGCGCGAACTGGCGCGCGACGCCATCGTGCAGGGCGGCACCGAGCACTTCGATGCCGTGTTCTCGGCCATCCACGCCAGCGGCGCGCTGGAGGTGACGTTCGCCGCCGCCCGCCACGAGGCCGAGGCCGCCGAGCGCGCCGCGATGCAATTCCCCGATTCGCCGCTCAAGAGCACGCTGATCGAACTGTGCGCGTTCTCGCTCCAGCGCCAGAGCTGA
- the ltrA gene encoding group II intron reverse transcriptase/maturase has product MEALIREDESAPSGIPQRWGDINWRRVDRNVRAMQIRIAKATQEGDWRRVKALQRSLTRSFSAKASAVRRVAMNQGARTAGVDREKWKSPEARWEAIGRLKRRGYRPMPLRRVFIPKANGKERPLGIPTMLDRAMQALYLLALEPVSEGTSDPNSYGFRINRSTADAMSQLFVNLSRKASAQWILEADIKGCFDHISHDWLERNVPMDKAILRKWLKAGVVFQGQFQATDAGTPQGGIISPTLANVALNGLEQQLVESLRAKLGVTNTKKLKVNVVRYADDFVITGYTPEVLENEVKPWVEQFLATRGLSLSTEKTRIVNIAEGFDFLGWNFRKYSGTLLIKPSKKNAQTFYCKVKEVISAHSGRKQADLVQTLNPMLRGWAQYHSPVVAKATFTRMEHLIFRALWRWAKRRHRRKKVDWVRKKYFASIDDRNWVFGSTEVNKAGERYWKGLYSIPSTPIRRHKKVRGDYNPFDPAQEMYGETLRQERMAESMAYRKQWAKLFMSQRGLCAVCHSAISKETGWHDHHIEPRVVGGSDALSNRVLVHPDCHVQVHHYGRVAVKPVFE; this is encoded by the coding sequence ATGGAAGCATTGATCCGAGAGGATGAATCTGCGCCCTCCGGCATCCCGCAACGATGGGGCGACATCAATTGGCGCCGCGTTGATCGGAATGTTCGGGCAATGCAGATTCGAATTGCGAAGGCAACACAGGAAGGGGATTGGCGCCGGGTGAAAGCCCTGCAACGATCCCTGACCCGCTCGTTTTCCGCCAAAGCATCGGCGGTAAGGCGAGTGGCGATGAACCAAGGTGCGCGGACGGCAGGAGTCGACCGCGAAAAGTGGAAATCGCCTGAAGCCCGATGGGAAGCCATTGGGCGGTTGAAGCGCCGGGGGTATCGGCCCATGCCATTACGGCGGGTCTTTATCCCCAAAGCCAACGGGAAGGAACGCCCTCTGGGTATTCCGACCATGTTGGACAGAGCCATGCAGGCGTTGTATCTGCTGGCGCTGGAACCAGTGTCCGAAGGGACGAGCGATCCGAACTCCTATGGGTTCCGGATCAATCGATCCACGGCGGATGCCATGTCCCAGCTATTCGTCAACTTATCCAGAAAGGCTTCGGCCCAATGGATCCTAGAAGCGGATATCAAAGGGTGTTTCGACCATATCAGCCACGACTGGCTGGAACGCAATGTCCCTATGGACAAAGCAATCCTGCGGAAGTGGTTGAAAGCTGGCGTGGTATTTCAAGGCCAGTTTCAGGCGACCGACGCTGGAACACCACAGGGGGGCATCATTTCCCCGACCTTGGCTAACGTGGCACTGAATGGGTTGGAACAACAACTGGTCGAGTCCCTACGGGCAAAGCTGGGAGTAACCAATACTAAGAAGTTGAAAGTGAATGTCGTACGGTATGCGGATGACTTCGTGATCACCGGCTACACGCCGGAAGTCCTAGAAAACGAAGTGAAGCCGTGGGTGGAACAGTTCCTAGCAACAAGGGGGCTTTCGCTGTCCACGGAGAAAACGCGAATCGTCAACATCGCTGAAGGCTTTGACTTCCTTGGGTGGAATTTCCGGAAGTACTCGGGAACCCTGCTCATCAAACCGAGCAAGAAGAACGCACAAACGTTTTATTGCAAGGTGAAGGAGGTCATCAGTGCTCACAGCGGGCGAAAGCAGGCGGACCTAGTCCAAACGCTGAACCCGATGCTTAGGGGCTGGGCGCAGTATCACAGCCCAGTGGTTGCGAAGGCGACGTTCACCAGAATGGAGCACCTGATTTTTAGGGCTCTGTGGCGGTGGGCAAAACGGCGACATCGAAGAAAGAAAGTTGACTGGGTGCGAAAGAAATATTTCGCATCAATCGATGATCGGAATTGGGTGTTCGGTTCCACGGAAGTGAACAAGGCTGGCGAACGCTACTGGAAAGGACTGTATTCGATCCCGAGTACGCCAATCCGGAGGCACAAGAAGGTGCGGGGGGACTACAACCCTTTCGACCCAGCGCAGGAAATGTATGGCGAAACGCTGCGACAGGAACGCATGGCAGAAAGCATGGCGTACCGGAAGCAGTGGGCAAAGCTGTTCATGTCCCAGCGAGGCTTGTGCGCGGTGTGTCACAGCGCGATAAGCAAAGAGACCGGGTGGCATGACCATCACATCGAACCCAGAGTAGTAGGTGGGTCCGACGCTCTAAGCAATCGTGTACTGGTACATCCCGACTGCCATGTCCAGGTTCATCACTACGGAAGAGTCGCAGTGAAGCCGGTGTTTGAATAA